A window of the Vigna angularis cultivar LongXiaoDou No.4 chromosome 3, ASM1680809v1, whole genome shotgun sequence genome harbors these coding sequences:
- the LOC108326243 gene encoding probable aquaporin TIP-type alpha encodes MATTRRYEFGTNESSHPDSIRATIAEFISTCIFVFVGEGSVLALNQIYKEPGSSASELVVIAVAHAFALFAAIAASAHVSGGHVNPAVTFGALLGGRISVLKAIYYWIAQILGSIVAALLLRLVTNNMRPEGFSLSVGVGAVHGLILEIGLTFGLMYTVYATAMDPKRGTVSTIAPLAIGLVVGANILAGGPFDGACMNPARAFGPALVGWRWQNHWIFWVGPLLGAALAAVLYEFVVIPIEPPPHQPLPAEEY; translated from the exons ATGGCAACAACAAGAAGATATGAGTTTGGAACGAATGAGAGTAGCCACCCAGACTCTATCAGAGCCACCATAGCTGAATTCATCTCCACTTGCATCTTTGTCTTTGTTGGAGAAGGCTCAGTCCTTGCTTTGA ATCAAATTTACAAAGAACCTGGGTCATCAGCATCTGAGCTAGTGGTAATTGCAGTGGCTCATGCCTTTGCTCTATTTGCTGCTATTGCTGCAAGTGCACATGTTTCTGGTGGACACGTGAACCCTGCTGTCACTTTTGGTGCTCTTCTTGGTGGAAGGATCTCCGTTCTTAAAGCTATTTACTACTGGATTGCTCAAATCCTTGGTTCTATTGTTGCTGCTCTCTTGTTGAGACTTGTCACTAACAACATG AGACCAGAGGGATTCAGTTTATCAGTTGGGGTTGGAGCGGTTCATGGTCTTATACTTGAAATTGGCCTCACATTTGGTCTGATGTACACTGTGTATGCCACTGCTATGGATCCTAAAAGGGGTACAGTTAGCACAATTGCACCCTTAGCCATTGGACTGGTGGTAGGAGCAAACATCCTTGCTGGTGGACCTTTTGATGGAGCATGCATGAACCCTGCTCGGGCTTTTGGGCCTGCATTGGTGGGCTGGAGGTGGCAGAACCACTGGATCTTCTGGGTGGGCCCATTACTTGGGGCAGCCCTAGCAGCAGTCCTGTATGAATTCGTTGTTATCCCAATTGAGCCTCCTCCTCATCAACCTTTGCCTGCTGAAGAGTACTAG
- the LOC108326245 gene encoding UPF0426 protein At1g28150, chloroplastic, whose amino-acid sequence MSLLKSPLLSLPSIQCWKSKQEARLLSHGPSIGGISRTIRRTGKRNGNGVKAFFFNPEQDPIVKDALKEPVAFLGGMFAGVLRLDLNEDPLKEWVTRTVEAAGISEEEVNTEESTTEAAPLEIQIE is encoded by the exons ATGTCTCTCCTTAAATCTCCGCTGCTGTCGCTGCCATCTATTCAG TGCTGGAAATCGAAGCAAGAAGCTAGGTTATTGTCACATGGGCCAAGCATAGGAGGAATCAGCAGAACCATCCGTAGAACAGGGAAAAGGAATGGAAATGGGGTTAAAGCCTTTTTCTTTAATCCTGAACAAGACCCCATCGTCAAAGATGCTCTCAAG GAACCAGTGGCATTTTTGGGTGGAATGTTTGCGGGTGTTTTAAGGCTAGATTTGAATGAGGACCCTCTCAAGGAATGGGTTACTAGGACTGTGGAAGCTGCAGGTATTAGCGAAGAAGAAGTGAATACAGAGGAGTCAACAACTGAGGCAGCTCCACTAGAGATTCAGATTGAATAA
- the LOC108326244 gene encoding NDR1/HIN1-like protein 6 encodes MADHQRLRIHPTEGEAPPPPTTPLVPPGASRSEKGVPLHHPPLLRSVPAVYSKPGKRSCCCKCMCWIISLFVLLLIVLAAIVGILYLVFEPKLPDYSVDTLRISDLRLNFDMSLYAKFDVKITANNPNKKIGIYYEKGGKLSVWYTNTRLCEGSLPQFYQGHQNKTVLNVSLSGQVQSGSTLMKALQQQQQTGRIPLDLKVHAPIAIKLGRLKLMKIRVLGECLLVVDSLSSNNLISIKASNCKFRMKL; translated from the coding sequence ATGGCAGATCATCAGAGACTGAGGATCCACCCTACGGAAGGGGAAGCACCACCTCCCCCAACAACGCCATTGGTACCTCCAGGCGCCTCAAGATCAGAAAAGGGTGTCCCTTTACACCATCCACCACTGCTACGTTCTGTGCCAGCAGTATACTCTAAACCAGGGAAAAGAAGCTGTTGTTGCAAGTGCATGTGTTGGATAATAAGCTTGTTTGTTCTGCTCCTCATTGTCCTGGCTGCAATTGTTGGAATCCTTTACCTAGTCTTCGAACCAAAACTTCCAGATTACTCAGTTGACACACTCAGGATAAGTGATCTGAGGCTTAACTTTGACATGAGTCTGTATGCAAAGTTTGATGTGAAGATCACAGCAAACAATCCAAACAAGAAGATTGGCATCTACTATGAAAAGGGTGGAAAGTTAAGTGTGTGGTACACAAACACAAGGCTTTGTGAAGGGTCACTGCCGCAGTTCTACCAAGGTCACCAGAACAAAACAGTGCTCAACGTGTCCTTGAGTGGTCAAGTGCAGTCTGGAAGCACCTTAATGAAGGCACTGCAACAGCAACAGCAGACAGGACGCATTCCATTGGATCTGAAGGTTCATGCACCAATCGCAATCAAACTTGGGAGGTTGAAGCTGATGAAGATCAGAGTCTTGGGAGAATGCCTGTTGGTGGTGGATAGCTTATCATCTAATAATCTCATAAGCATCAAGGCTAGCAACTGCAAATTCAGAATGAAACTTTGA
- the LOC108324273 gene encoding uncharacterized protein LOC108324273 isoform X2, whose translation MGSEEDSIEQSVASRRERLLALRAAQELSSAPEPKDNDDAEEEEDQQQEMKFRNYVPHDKNLQEGKLAPAVLPKFEDPVDVPPLEPQAQEDPFLNIAPKKPNWDLRRDVQKKFDKLEKRTQKALYQLMGEVRLDT comes from the exons ATGGGTAGTGAAGAGGATTCGATCGAGCAAAGCGTTGCGTCCCGTCGCGAGAGACTGCTTGCTCTCAGAGCGGCTCAAGAGTTGTCCAGTGCTCCCGAACCAAAGGACAACGACGatgctgaagaagaagaagatcaaCAACAAGA AATGAAGTTTCGTAACTACGTTCCTCATGACAAGAACCTTCAGGAAGGGAAGCTTGCCCCTGCTGTGCTCCCCAAGTTCGAAGACCCTGTCGATGTGCCTCCACTCGAACCTCAGGCTCAGGAG gATCCGTTTCTGAATATTGCTCCGAAGAAACCTAACTGGGACCTGCGGAGAGATGTGCAGAAGAAGTTTGATAAGCTGGAGAAGCGAACTCAGAAGGCTCTCTATCAGCTCATGG GTGAAGTTAGGTTGGATACATAG
- the LOC108324273 gene encoding uncharacterized protein LOC108324273 isoform X1 — translation MGSEEDSIEQSVASRRERLLALRAAQELSSAPEPKDNDDAEEEEDQQQEMKFRNYVPHDKNLQEGKLAPAVLPKFEDPVDVPPLEPQAQEDPFLNIAPKKPNWDLRRDVQKKFDKLEKRTQKALYQLMVEQEKQKQLTEGDDTNGTAE, via the exons ATGGGTAGTGAAGAGGATTCGATCGAGCAAAGCGTTGCGTCCCGTCGCGAGAGACTGCTTGCTCTCAGAGCGGCTCAAGAGTTGTCCAGTGCTCCCGAACCAAAGGACAACGACGatgctgaagaagaagaagatcaaCAACAAGA AATGAAGTTTCGTAACTACGTTCCTCATGACAAGAACCTTCAGGAAGGGAAGCTTGCCCCTGCTGTGCTCCCCAAGTTCGAAGACCCTGTCGATGTGCCTCCACTCGAACCTCAGGCTCAGGAG gATCCGTTTCTGAATATTGCTCCGAAGAAACCTAACTGGGACCTGCGGAGAGATGTGCAGAAGAAGTTTGATAAGCTGGAGAAGCGAACTCAGAAGGCTCTCTATCAGCTCATGG TGGAACAAGAGAAGCAAAAACAATTGACTGAAGGAGATGATACAAATGGCACAGCAGAGTAG